A part of Jaculus jaculus isolate mJacJac1 chromosome 17, mJacJac1.mat.Y.cur, whole genome shotgun sequence genomic DNA contains:
- the Klhdc8b gene encoding kelch domain-containing protein 8B isoform X1, whose protein sequence is MAAGGGRAFAWQVFPPMPTCRVYATVAHQDGHLLVLGGCGRAGLPLDTAETLDMASHTWLALAPLPTARAGAAAVVLGKQVLVVGGVDEAQSPVAAVEAFLVDEGRWERRATLPQAAMGVATVERDGMVYALGGMGPDTAPQAQVRVYEPRRDCWLSLPSMPTPCYGASTFLHGNKIYVLGGRQGKLPVTAFEAFDLETRTWTRHPSLPSRRAFAGCAMAEGSVFSLGGLQQPGPHNFYSRPHFVNTVEMFDLEHGSWTKLPRSLRMRDKRADFVVGSLGGHIVAIGGLGNQPCPLGSVESFSLSRRRWEALPTMPTARCSCSSLQAGPRLFVIGGVAQGPSQAVEALCLCDGV, encoded by the exons ATGGCTGCAGGAGGTGGCCGGGCCTTTGCTTGGCAGGTGTTCCCCCCTATGCCCACTTGCAGGGTATATGCAACGGTGGCACACCAGGATGGACACCTGCTGGTGCTGGGGGGCTGTGGCCGGGCTGGGTTACCCCTGGACACAGCTGAGACACTGGACATGGCCTCACACACATGGCTAGCATTGGCACCTCTGCCCACTGCCAGAGCTGGTGCAGCTGCTGTGGTTCTGGGTAAGCAGGTGTTAGTGGTGGGCGGTGTGGATGAGGCCCAGAGCCCCGTAGCCGCCGTGGAAGCCTTTCTAGTCGACGAGGGCCGCTGGGAGCGCCGGGCCACCCTCCCTCAAGCAGCCATGGGGGTTGCAACTGTGGAAAGAG ATGGTATGGTGTATGCTCTGGGGGGAATGGGCCCTGACACGGCCCCCCAGGCCCAGGTACGGGTGTATGAGCCCCGCCGGGACTGCTGGCTTTCCTTACCCTCCATGCCCACACCCTGCTATGGGGCCTCCACCTTCCTGCACGGGAACAAGATCTATGTCCTGG GGGGTCGCCAGGGCAAGCTCCCAGTGACCGCTTTTGAAGCCTTTGATCTGGAGACTCGTACCTGGACCCGACACCCAAGCCTACCCAGCCGCCGGGCCTTTGCTGGTTGTGCTATGGCTGAAGGCAGCGTCTTTAGCCTGGGTGGCCTGCAGCAGCCTGGGCCCCACAATTTCTACTCCCGCCCACATTTTGTCAACACTGTGGAGATGTTTGACTTGGAGCATG GATCCTGGACCAAGTTGCCTCGAAGCCTGCGCATGAGGGATAAAAGGGCTGACTTTGTGGTTGGCTCCCTTGGGGGCCACATCGTGGCTATTGGGGGCCTTG gaAACCAGCCCTGCCCGCTGGGCTCTGTGGAAAGTTTCAGTCTGTCCCGGCGACGCTGGGAGGCACTGCCCACCATGCCCACAGCCCGCTGCTCCTGCTCCAGCCTACAGGCTGGGCCACGGCTGTTTGTGAtcgggggtgtggctcagggcCCCAGTCAAGCTGTGGAAGCACTGTGTCTGTGTGATGGAGTCTGA
- the Klhdc8b gene encoding kelch domain-containing protein 8B isoform X2 — MAAGGGRAFAWQVFPPMPTCRVYATVAHQDGHLLVLGGCGRAGLPLDTAETLDMASHTWLALAPLPTARAGAAAVVLDGMVYALGGMGPDTAPQAQVRVYEPRRDCWLSLPSMPTPCYGASTFLHGNKIYVLGGRQGKLPVTAFEAFDLETRTWTRHPSLPSRRAFAGCAMAEGSVFSLGGLQQPGPHNFYSRPHFVNTVEMFDLEHGSWTKLPRSLRMRDKRADFVVGSLGGHIVAIGGLGNQPCPLGSVESFSLSRRRWEALPTMPTARCSCSSLQAGPRLFVIGGVAQGPSQAVEALCLCDGV, encoded by the exons ATGGCTGCAGGAGGTGGCCGGGCCTTTGCTTGGCAGGTGTTCCCCCCTATGCCCACTTGCAGGGTATATGCAACGGTGGCACACCAGGATGGACACCTGCTGGTGCTGGGGGGCTGTGGCCGGGCTGGGTTACCCCTGGACACAGCTGAGACACTGGACATGGCCTCACACACATGGCTAGCATTGGCACCTCTGCCCACTGCCAGAGCTGGTGCAGCTGCTGTGGTTCTGG ATGGTATGGTGTATGCTCTGGGGGGAATGGGCCCTGACACGGCCCCCCAGGCCCAGGTACGGGTGTATGAGCCCCGCCGGGACTGCTGGCTTTCCTTACCCTCCATGCCCACACCCTGCTATGGGGCCTCCACCTTCCTGCACGGGAACAAGATCTATGTCCTGG GGGGTCGCCAGGGCAAGCTCCCAGTGACCGCTTTTGAAGCCTTTGATCTGGAGACTCGTACCTGGACCCGACACCCAAGCCTACCCAGCCGCCGGGCCTTTGCTGGTTGTGCTATGGCTGAAGGCAGCGTCTTTAGCCTGGGTGGCCTGCAGCAGCCTGGGCCCCACAATTTCTACTCCCGCCCACATTTTGTCAACACTGTGGAGATGTTTGACTTGGAGCATG GATCCTGGACCAAGTTGCCTCGAAGCCTGCGCATGAGGGATAAAAGGGCTGACTTTGTGGTTGGCTCCCTTGGGGGCCACATCGTGGCTATTGGGGGCCTTG gaAACCAGCCCTGCCCGCTGGGCTCTGTGGAAAGTTTCAGTCTGTCCCGGCGACGCTGGGAGGCACTGCCCACCATGCCCACAGCCCGCTGCTCCTGCTCCAGCCTACAGGCTGGGCCACGGCTGTTTGTGAtcgggggtgtggctcagggcCCCAGTCAAGCTGTGGAAGCACTGTGTCTGTGTGATGGAGTCTGA